The following proteins are co-located in the Calliphora vicina chromosome 2, idCalVici1.1, whole genome shotgun sequence genome:
- the Brd7-9 gene encoding bromodomain-containing protein 7, whose translation MGSSKKHKKHKLERREKYEEYSHNTDPSNLQRGLKLILKVGPNSTPEYSADGCSLTSTVAGPPTAAEAMCSSPLMLEDLEEYREKHKKSKKKKKKKDREKKHKHHKEKKRDKGERHISESPRRENSSVEHIEDLTLIASQDSQSLPGCSSFQIQRSPKIVAAGPPSNIALTADGDSSQDGFSFMDDDNSQPLPENILFYANMTTDNSPSCRPVSKPIVPIKSEDTIIASPSSSSIQSISMGPTSSGGMGNDGVGLGNVTVPGSPATSIGGISPTKPLAELMIPSPSPSTAASTPGGCGSLAALTPKQLEAPKTPSSSSESGREPRTCVLKLKQQKSPLNKLLEHLLRILEKRDPHQFFAWPVTDDIAPGYSKIISKPMDFSTIRQKIDDNDYGTLTEFTDDFRLMCDNAIRYNHVDTVYHKAAKRLLQVGMKHLAPDSLMRSLKPLSGYMRELTVKELGFELVQNHGDFPAYDHHAMADSADEGASTGTEEPLTQAQIEEERKRKAIRLENQPKTRFEPYVDDLTSEEILAQVQGAAQAAKKRLSAKERAHRMGFLRQNKDGSTSLNVLTKDENEGPEKVVSLGDLVGKLKTGSGQVQGYREDKRNEAKLVKPLNYGPFASFAPTFDSRFSTLNKDETQLVLETYGDATSTEYAESILQFTKDSSYATMLANGLLDILTNGEHSKGIQDLYDLQVQNYEQQEALKCFNSAGPVVDSSASVETRAEIEQEYEKYKNTRIDFNRLRSLNDLGIKVDFLDDIEKEMKNFELTRRLQEHLSNNLNLIDKLRNTQHDRLSQPLPQHLGLVQPPSQEETQLAQQITQQLTDVVKKLPPSAIIDPYALRKAMGLSFVGLPPPPEPQQRLQVPALIQQPVALPNIPFTQNLPSTSSAAAQQDGSSNLSIAMDIDEDVSASAGGDLENELREFLESGPGLHAASSTADDNNLMAQLLMN comes from the exons ATGGGTTCTTcgaagaaacataaaaaacacaaattagaAAGAAGGGAGAAATATGAAG AATATAGCCACAATACGGATCCCTCCAATTTGCAAAGAGGCCTAAAGTTGATATTAAAAGTGGGACCTAATAGCACCCCCGAATATTCAGCCGATGGCTGCTCTTTAACGTCCACCGTAGCTGGCCCTCCCACGGCAGCTGAGGCTATGTGCAGCAGCCCCTTGATGCTGGAGGACTTGGAAGAATATCGCGAAAAGCACAAGAAATCCaagaaaaagaagaagaaaaaagatCGCGAGAAGAAGCACAAGCACCACAAGGAAAAGAAGCGCGACAAGGGTGAACGTCATATAAGTGAAAGTCCCAGACGTGAAAATTCTTCGGTAGAACATATTGAAGATTTAACTTTAATCGCCAGTCAAGATTCACAATCTCTGCCTGGATGTTCTTCTTTTCAAATACAACGTAGTCCTAAGATTGTGGCGGCAGGGCCGCCTTCGAATATTGCTTTGACGGCCGACGGTGATAGTAGTCAAGACGGTTTTAGTTTTATGGACGATGACAATTCACAACCTTTGCCGGAGAATATTCTCTTCTATGCAAATATGACTACCGACAATTCGCCTTCTTGCAGGCCAGTTTCTAAACCGATTGTACCCATAAAATCGGAAGACACAATAATCGCTTCTCCATCGTCTTCATCTATACAAAGTATTTCAATGGGACCCACATCAAGTGGAGGTATGGGTAATGACGGTGTTGGGTTAGGGAATGTGACCGTACCAGGAAGTCCAGCTACTAGTATTGGAGGTATTAGTCCCACAAAACCATTAGCGGAG TTAATGATACCATCCCCTTCACCATCCACAGCCGCTTCCACGCCAGGCGGTTGTGGTTCTTTGGCGGCCCTAACACCCAAACAATTGGAGGCACCCAAAACACCCAGTTCATCGAGTGAGTCGGGACGAGAACCACGCACATGTGTATTGAAATTGAAACAACAAAAATCTCCACTAAATAAACTACTTGAACATCTGTTACGTATTTTGGAAAAACGTGATCCTCATCAATTTTTTGCTTGGCCCGTGACCGACGATATTGCTCCGGGCTATTCAAAAATCATTAGCAAACCCATGGATTTTTCAACGATACGACAAAAAATCGATGACAACGATTACGGTACCTTGACGGAATTCACCGATGACTTTCGTTTGATGTGCGACAATGCCATACGTTACAATCATGTAGATACTGTGTATCATAAGGCCGCCAAGCGTCTGCTACAGGTGGGCATGAAACATTTGGCACCCGACAGTTTGATGAGAAGTCTTAAGCCTTTGTCGGGTTATATGCGGGAACTAACAGTAAAGGAGTTGGGTTTCGAATTAGTACAAAATCATGGTGATTTTCCCGCCTATGACCATCATGCCATGGCTGATTCGGCCGATGAGGGAGCCTCGACGGGCACAGAGGAACCCTTGACTCAAGCTCAAATTGAGGAGGAGAGAAAACGTAAAGCCATACGTTTGGAAAATCAACCCAAGACACGTTTTGAACCCTATGTCGATGATTTGACTTCAGAAGAGATTTTAGCTCAAGTACAAGGTGCTGCTCAAGCAGCTAAAAAACGTTTATCGGCCAAGGAAAGAGCCCATAGAATGGGTTTCTTGAGACAAAATAAAGATGGTTCTACCTCTCTGAATGTACTCACGAAAGATGAAAATGAAGGGCCCGAAAAAGTTGTTTCCCTGGGCGATTTAGTGGGTAAACTTAAGACTGGCTCGGGACAAGTGCAGGGATATCGCGAAGACAAACGTAACGAAGCTAAACTGGTGAAACCCTTAAACTATGGACCATTTGCCTCCTTCGCTCCCACATTCGATTCACGTTTCTCTACCCTGAATAAGGATGAAACCCAGTTGGTATTGGAAACTTATGGTGATGCAACCAGCACTGAATATGCCGAAAGCATTTTACAATTTACCAAAGATTCCTCTTATGCCACCATGTTGGCCAATGGCCTACTCGATATCCTAACAAATGGCGAACATTCCAAGGGCATACAAGACCTCTACGATCTACAAGTACAAAACTATGAACAACAGGAGGCTCTAAAATGTTTCAACAGTGCCGGTCCCGTGGTAGACAGCTCGGCAAGTGTGGAAACTCGTGCTGAAATTGAACAAGAGTatgaaaagtataaaaatacccGTATTGATTTCAATCGCCTGCGTAGCTTAAATGATTTGGGcattaaagtcgactttttggaTGATATAGAAAAGGAAATGAAGAATTTCGAATTGACACGTAGACTGCAAGAACATTTGAGCAATAATTTGAACTTGATTGATAAACTAAGGAATACACAACATGACCGACTCTCACAGCCATTGCCGCAGCATTTGGGTCTTGTACAGCCACCCTCTCAAGAGGAAACACAATTGGCTCAACAAATTACCCAGCAATTAACTGATGTTGTTAAGAAGTTGCCACCCTCGGCGATAATAGATCCCTATGCCTTAAGAAAAGCCATGGGATTATCATTTG TTGGTTTACCACCACCACCAGAACCCCAGCAACGTTTACAGGTGCCTGCTCTTATACAACAACCTGTGGCCTTGCCCAATATACCTTTCACACAAAACCTTCCTTCCACATCGTCTGCTGCAGCCCAACAAGATGGCAGCAGCAATTTATCGATTGCCATGGACATAGATGAAGATGTTTCGGCCTCAGCAGGTGGCGATTTGGAAAATGAACTGCGTGAATTTTTAGAAAGTGGACCTGGTCTACATGCCGCCTCCTCAACAGCAGACGATAATAATTTGATGGCTCAATTacttatgaattaa